In one Streptomyces sp. T12 genomic region, the following are encoded:
- a CDS encoding endonuclease/exonuclease/phosphatase family protein, whose protein sequence is MDASTVDVAVWNIEADGGRNGERRDLALDILAEYNPDVVLQQEAKYSRERGGRLMHATEKRLKLRGFLAAPNPYVDADIATAVYLRAEMFHIAEQKPHAKPWWLHPCRVQAQLGDCPVPLNFASFHMCYYDADQRLTEAGWLTTLAETGMATIAAGDTNSYPRRAEPVALPNWEMVTDRAHMVQRTYLGADGTRRSDTRPDGVLIDAGYVDLAHHAADHLSGLGNGALAATAGFSKPDQGGPQRVDRGYAVGGVASALEHVDVVDTKDTREASDHALLLYRFHRTRLERVLTQGRYALCAG, encoded by the coding sequence ATGGACGCCAGCACCGTCGACGTCGCCGTCTGGAACATCGAGGCCGACGGCGGCCGAAACGGCGAACGCCGCGACTTAGCACTCGACATCCTCGCCGAGTACAACCCCGACGTCGTACTCCAGCAAGAGGCGAAATACAGCCGCGAACGCGGTGGGCGACTCATGCATGCCACGGAGAAGCGGCTGAAGCTACGCGGGTTCCTCGCCGCACCCAACCCGTACGTCGACGCCGACATCGCGACCGCCGTGTACCTGCGGGCCGAGATGTTCCACATCGCCGAGCAGAAGCCACACGCTAAGCCGTGGTGGCTGCACCCCTGCCGGGTGCAGGCGCAACTCGGCGACTGCCCCGTGCCGCTCAACTTCGCGTCGTTCCATATGTGTTACTACGACGCCGACCAGAGACTCACGGAAGCCGGATGGCTGACCACACTGGCCGAGACCGGCATGGCCACCATTGCGGCCGGAGACACGAACAGCTATCCACGGCGGGCTGAGCCCGTCGCACTGCCGAACTGGGAAATGGTCACCGACCGCGCGCACATGGTGCAGCGCACCTACCTGGGCGCAGACGGCACCCGCCGCAGCGACACCCGGCCCGACGGCGTTCTCATCGACGCCGGGTACGTGGATCTCGCCCATCACGCTGCCGACCACCTCAGCGGCCTCGGGAACGGCGCACTCGCGGCTACGGCTGGATTCAGCAAGCCGGACCAGGGCGGGCCGCAGCGCGTCGATCGCGGATACGCCGTCGGCGGCGTGGCCTCCGCCCTTGAGCACGTCGACGTCGTCGACACCAAGGACACCCGCGAGGCTTCCGACCACGCGCTGCTGCTCTACCGCTTCCACCGCACCCGCCTGGAACGTGTGCTCACCCAAGGCCGGTACGCGCTGTGCGCGGGCTGA
- a CDS encoding DUF6082 family protein has product MPEPAARHHERHLLKTSHAILVASAVGAAGLWLAERQHRQRLVLHAAEMHQGLLADVAANPEHRAIWATNGLSDEENVRLVHCNRLVSFLSAKHRVGLLDKATLRVQARALMERAPYRAYWARFGTFREEEAMDRIDHAFNSILDDEYTAAADDTEPVAA; this is encoded by the coding sequence ATGCCGGAACCCGCAGCACGCCATCACGAAAGGCACCTGTTGAAGACCTCACACGCCATCCTCGTCGCCTCCGCTGTGGGGGCCGCCGGGCTCTGGCTCGCCGAACGCCAGCATCGGCAGCGGCTCGTACTCCACGCCGCGGAGATGCATCAGGGGCTGCTCGCCGACGTTGCCGCGAACCCCGAGCACCGGGCGATCTGGGCGACCAACGGCCTGTCCGACGAAGAGAACGTCCGCCTGGTGCACTGCAACCGGCTGGTCAGCTTCCTGTCCGCGAAGCACCGCGTGGGCCTGCTCGACAAGGCGACGCTGCGGGTGCAGGCCCGTGCCCTGATGGAGCGCGCCCCCTACCGGGCGTACTGGGCGCGATTCGGCACCTTCCGCGAGGAGGAGGCGATGGACCGCATCGACCACGCGTTCAATTCGATCCTCGACGACGAGTACACCGCAGCGGCCGACGACACAGAGCCCGTCGCCGCCTAG
- a CDS encoding DUF6624 domain-containing protein — protein sequence MKTAEPLRPELARELITLAEQSAERQAQRVRNQLDAVQLGQGRHADHASAKVLRRILADHNWPGRRLVGPDGARAAWIIALHSDDEPDFQRAAAVLLRRAVQGDDARIQHWAHLHDRALINNGHDQEFGTQNLLGANGIKLCALREPSTLDQRRAGMGLPPVAVVLEKMRHRFPPTRGDGDSPTVVLAGAA from the coding sequence GTGAAGACCGCCGAACCGCTGCGGCCGGAGCTCGCTCGCGAGCTGATCACCCTCGCCGAGCAGTCAGCGGAGCGCCAGGCACAACGCGTCCGCAACCAGCTTGACGCCGTCCAACTCGGCCAGGGTCGGCACGCCGACCATGCCAGCGCCAAGGTGTTGCGCCGCATCCTGGCCGACCACAACTGGCCCGGCCGCCGTCTCGTCGGCCCCGACGGCGCACGCGCTGCCTGGATAATCGCTCTCCACTCCGACGACGAACCCGACTTCCAGCGGGCAGCCGCCGTCCTGCTGCGCCGCGCCGTCCAAGGCGACGACGCACGGATCCAGCACTGGGCACATCTCCACGACCGTGCGCTGATCAACAACGGGCACGACCAGGAATTCGGTACCCAAAATCTCCTCGGTGCCAATGGGATCAAGCTGTGCGCCCTGCGCGAGCCCAGCACCCTAGACCAGCGAAGGGCTGGCATGGGGCTCCCACCAGTCGCAGTCGTCTTGGAGAAGATGCGACACCGTTTCCCGCCCACGCGCGGTGACGGCGACTCCCCGACTGTCGTGCTCGCGGGGGCCGCATGA
- a CDS encoding LuxR C-terminal-related transcriptional regulator — translation MTAHAPTSPLTQSERRLAQHVVDGLNAREIAAATHLTANTVHSTLRNVRGKLHCPERCSLAVVAHRLLDAGEITTPTTDAPAPELSAEQISLLKAVTEHTRPLDIARAAKLAPADLRAALDQLLADTGSSDTTRLVVQAHSWNLLTAKQTSTVQSGAPQ, via the coding sequence ATGACCGCCCACGCCCCAACCTCGCCCCTCACACAGTCCGAACGGCGCCTCGCCCAGCACGTCGTGGACGGCCTGAACGCCCGCGAGATCGCAGCCGCCACGCATCTAACGGCCAACACCGTCCACTCCACCCTGCGCAACGTGCGCGGTAAATTGCACTGCCCCGAACGCTGCTCCCTCGCCGTCGTCGCGCACCGCCTCCTCGACGCCGGAGAGATCACCACGCCCACGACGGACGCGCCCGCACCCGAATTGAGCGCCGAGCAGATCAGCCTGCTGAAAGCCGTCACCGAGCACACGCGGCCCCTCGACATCGCCCGCGCCGCCAAACTTGCCCCCGCCGACCTACGCGCCGCGCTCGACCAGCTCCTCGCCGACACCGGGTCGTCGGACACCACTCGCCTGGTCGTCCAGGCCCACAGCTGGAACCTGCTGACTGCCAAGCAGACCAGCACGGTGCAGAGCGGAGCGCCCCAGTGA
- a CDS encoding cytochrome P450: protein MSERQILVLDPTGSDPDAEHQVLRDRGPATVVDILGVRAWSVSDPALLKQLLTSKDVSKDGRAHWPAFAETVPTWPLALWVAVENMFTAYGDNHSRLRRMVAPALSARRTAALQADIEALVNSILDDLAALPADEVADLREQLAYPLPIAVIGELMGVPADRRTEFRTVVDNVFATHLSAEEQSANTAALYGLLDALIEIKRTEPDEDMTSLLIAARDDEGDGSALSDTELRDTLLLMISAGYETTVNVIDQAITTLLSEPEQLAHVRDGRCTWEGVVEETLRHQPAVKHLPLRYARSDIALPDGQTIKTGEAILASYAAANRHPDWHEDADRFDATRPSKEHLAFGHGVHFCLGAPLARLEVATALRLLFERFPDAQLATDRAALKRLPSLISNGHTAVPVRLRPTSNR, encoded by the coding sequence GTGTCCGAACGGCAGATACTCGTCCTCGACCCCACCGGATCCGACCCGGACGCCGAACACCAGGTCCTGCGTGACCGCGGCCCCGCCACTGTGGTGGACATCCTCGGCGTGCGCGCCTGGTCCGTCTCCGACCCGGCCCTCCTTAAGCAGCTTCTGACCAGCAAGGACGTCTCCAAGGACGGCCGCGCCCACTGGCCGGCCTTCGCCGAGACCGTCCCCACCTGGCCGCTGGCCCTGTGGGTGGCGGTGGAGAACATGTTCACCGCCTACGGCGACAACCACAGCCGCCTGCGCCGCATGGTCGCCCCCGCCCTCTCGGCGCGCCGCACCGCCGCCCTCCAGGCGGACATCGAGGCCCTCGTGAACAGCATCCTCGACGACCTCGCCGCCCTCCCGGCCGACGAGGTGGCCGACCTTCGCGAGCAACTCGCCTACCCGCTCCCGATCGCCGTCATCGGCGAGCTCATGGGCGTCCCCGCAGACCGGCGCACCGAATTCCGCACCGTGGTGGACAACGTGTTCGCCACCCATCTCTCCGCCGAGGAACAATCCGCGAACACCGCCGCCCTGTACGGCCTGCTGGACGCCCTGATCGAGATCAAACGCACCGAGCCCGACGAGGACATGACCTCGCTGCTGATCGCCGCCCGCGACGACGAGGGCGACGGCTCCGCCCTCAGCGATACCGAGCTGCGCGACACGCTCCTGCTGATGATCAGCGCCGGGTACGAGACCACCGTCAACGTCATCGACCAGGCCATCACCACCCTGCTGTCCGAGCCAGAGCAGCTGGCCCACGTCCGGGACGGCCGCTGCACCTGGGAGGGCGTGGTCGAGGAGACCCTGCGCCACCAGCCCGCGGTCAAGCACCTTCCCCTGCGCTATGCCCGCAGCGACATCGCCCTCCCGGACGGGCAGACGATCAAGACCGGCGAGGCGATCCTCGCCTCCTACGCCGCCGCCAACCGGCACCCCGACTGGCACGAGGACGCCGACCGCTTCGACGCCACTCGCCCCAGCAAGGAACACCTCGCCTTCGGACACGGCGTCCACTTCTGTCTCGGCGCCCCACTCGCCCGACTCGAAGTCGCCACCGCCCTACGCCTGCTCTTCGAACGCTTCCCCGACGCCCAACTCGCCACGGACAGGGCCGCACTGAAGAGACTGCCGAGCCTGATCAGCAACGGACACACCGCCGTCCCCGTGCGCCTGCGCCCGACGTCGAACCGCTGA
- a CDS encoding cytochrome P450 — protein MSTATRRIPLYEPDFAQNPHAAYQRMREQFGPLVPVDLAPGVPATLVVGYEEARRILGDPQRFPADPRRWQTSVPDTCPVRPMMEWRPNALRSAGAEHTRYRAANTAALAAVDQHALRDHVELVAEQTINAFKHGGKADLLSQYAWPLAFQTLSHLLGCPDEVGHRIADGMAKIFDGVNASIGNQIMAQAVADLVALRRREPGDDVTSRLIVHVARLDDTEMGQQLITLYGAGIEPLTNLITNTLLEMLTNSEFSGDLHAGDASVREALDSVLYRDPPLANFAMTYPPRPADIGGYLLPADQPVVISYAACNNDPALGGHRPLGNRAHLAWGAGPHGCPASSHAYLIAEAAILHILDALPEMDLDGHRDDLVWRPGPFHRSLVALPVTFPSS, from the coding sequence GTGAGCACCGCGACCCGCCGCATCCCCCTGTACGAACCGGACTTCGCCCAGAATCCGCACGCCGCCTACCAGCGCATGCGCGAGCAGTTCGGCCCTCTGGTCCCCGTGGACCTGGCCCCTGGCGTGCCCGCCACGCTGGTCGTCGGATACGAGGAGGCCCGCCGCATCCTCGGCGACCCGCAACGCTTCCCCGCCGATCCGCGCCGGTGGCAGACCTCCGTCCCCGACACCTGCCCCGTCCGGCCGATGATGGAGTGGCGTCCCAACGCCCTGCGCTCGGCCGGCGCCGAGCACACCCGCTACCGGGCCGCGAACACCGCCGCCCTCGCCGCTGTCGACCAGCACGCGCTCCGCGACCACGTCGAACTGGTCGCCGAACAGACCATCAACGCCTTCAAGCACGGAGGCAAGGCGGACCTGCTGTCCCAGTACGCCTGGCCCCTCGCGTTCCAGACGCTCAGCCACCTGCTCGGCTGCCCCGACGAGGTCGGCCACCGGATCGCAGACGGAATGGCGAAGATCTTCGACGGAGTCAACGCCTCCATCGGCAACCAGATCATGGCCCAGGCCGTCGCGGACCTCGTCGCCCTGCGCCGCCGAGAGCCCGGCGACGACGTGACCAGCAGGCTAATTGTCCACGTCGCCCGGCTGGACGACACCGAGATGGGCCAGCAGCTCATCACCCTGTACGGGGCGGGCATCGAACCCCTGACCAACCTGATCACGAACACCCTCCTGGAGATGCTCACCAACAGCGAGTTCTCCGGTGACCTGCACGCCGGCGACGCTTCCGTCCGCGAGGCCCTGGACAGCGTCCTCTATCGCGACCCGCCGCTCGCGAACTTCGCGATGACCTACCCACCCCGCCCGGCCGACATCGGCGGGTACCTGCTGCCCGCGGACCAGCCGGTGGTCATCAGCTATGCCGCTTGCAACAACGACCCGGCCCTGGGAGGACACCGGCCTCTGGGCAACCGGGCCCACCTCGCCTGGGGCGCCGGCCCGCACGGCTGCCCGGCCAGCTCGCACGCCTACCTCATCGCCGAAGCCGCCATCCTCCACATCCTCGACGCCCTGCCCGAGATGGACCTCGACGGCCACCGCGACGATCTCGTCTGGCGCCCCGGCCCCTTCCACCGCTCGCTGGTCGCCCTCCCCGTCACCTTCCCCTCAAGCTGA
- a CDS encoding ATP/GTP-binding protein gives MDSALTPDRFVARTVTATAKIVVAGAFGVGKTTFVGSVSEVPPVHMEETITRASALVDDLARTPAKSTTTVGVDFGRKHLSDDLVLYLFGTPGQARFSFLWQELIIGALGALVLVDPRDLDASHEILGLLEENGVPYAVAVNQFDGAPRHPLEEVHEALALEGHTPLTVCDARERASCMQALIQLTEYLARLAHRLEPRP, from the coding sequence ATGGACTCCGCGCTCACGCCTGACCGGTTCGTCGCGCGCACGGTGACGGCTACCGCGAAGATCGTGGTCGCCGGAGCCTTCGGCGTGGGCAAGACCACCTTCGTCGGCAGCGTCTCCGAGGTGCCTCCGGTCCACATGGAGGAGACCATCACCCGGGCGAGCGCCCTCGTCGATGACCTGGCCCGCACGCCTGCCAAGTCCACCACCACCGTCGGCGTGGACTTCGGACGCAAGCACCTCAGCGACGACCTCGTGCTCTACCTGTTCGGCACCCCCGGCCAGGCCCGATTCAGCTTCCTCTGGCAGGAGTTGATCATCGGTGCCCTCGGCGCCCTGGTCCTCGTCGACCCCCGCGACCTGGACGCCTCCCACGAAATCCTCGGCCTCCTCGAAGAGAACGGCGTCCCCTACGCCGTCGCGGTCAACCAGTTCGACGGCGCGCCCCGACACCCGCTCGAAGAAGTCCACGAGGCCCTCGCCCTGGAGGGACACACGCCGCTGACCGTGTGCGATGCGCGCGAGCGAGCGTCCTGCATGCAGGCCCTGATCCAGCTCACCGAATACCTCGCCCGTCTCGCGCACCGGCTGGAGCCCCGACCGTGA
- a CDS encoding DUF742 domain-containing protein — MSRPRHDPDLVRPYVRTGGRTRPSKDVRLESLVFAATGTRPGLNPDARRVLALFAPAQGGGLVVAEIASALALPPSTTRILVADLIGHGLMTLAQGQDDDRPPVSLIERVLNGLRAHA; from the coding sequence ATGAGCAGGCCGCGGCACGACCCGGATCTGGTCAGGCCCTACGTCCGCACGGGCGGACGTACCCGCCCCAGCAAGGACGTGCGCCTGGAGAGCCTGGTCTTCGCCGCGACCGGCACCCGTCCCGGCCTCAACCCGGACGCACGGCGCGTGCTCGCCCTGTTCGCACCCGCGCAAGGCGGAGGGCTGGTCGTCGCCGAGATCGCCTCCGCACTCGCCCTCCCGCCCTCGACCACCCGGATCCTCGTCGCCGACCTCATCGGACACGGACTGATGACCCTCGCCCAGGGCCAGGACGACGACCGGCCCCCGGTCTCACTCATCGAAAGGGTTCTGAATGGACTCCGCGCTCACGCCTGA
- a CDS encoding roadblock/LC7 domain-containing protein yields the protein MTDKNIGWLLESLEETAGVEYAVLVAADGMSPAYTDRLPRERAEKISAIASTLWGASWAYDRETNGGGVRQLVMESVDHISLLIPAGDNTMLAVRTDSPHADIGVISYAALRLAASVGNQLGVQNRIADVTEAPLA from the coding sequence ATGACCGACAAGAACATCGGCTGGCTCCTCGAAAGCCTCGAAGAGACCGCCGGCGTGGAATACGCCGTGCTGGTCGCCGCGGACGGCATGAGCCCGGCCTACACCGACCGGCTGCCGCGCGAGCGCGCCGAGAAGATCTCGGCCATCGCCTCCACGCTGTGGGGAGCATCGTGGGCCTACGACCGGGAGACGAACGGCGGCGGCGTCCGCCAGCTCGTCATGGAGTCGGTCGACCACATCTCCCTGCTCATCCCGGCTGGCGACAACACCATGCTCGCCGTCCGAACCGACAGCCCTCACGCGGACATCGGTGTGATCAGCTATGCCGCCCTGCGCCTGGCCGCGAGCGTGGGCAACCAACTGGGCGTCCAGAACCGCATCGCCGACGTCACGGAAGCACCTCTGGCATGA
- a CDS encoding ATP-binding protein — translation MNTTATTMVIVLAAAAIVAVAAAWVTHRRWQQTRRQAHLLAREQQATEDALQKLVHETLPQIHKSGGRITVPAPAPELAGTAVGEQLTNVVKATAGVVQAVVRDIQYAAHQEIEQAKTLGAQEMRRSHTAAQEEIARVSATAVRSTEAAVRSVSSALVGMAAKTSRKVSEGVREHEDDAAFETLTGIDHTVQQMLLVAQGWTILAGGKLTRHWPTTTLTDVVRAAMGYVEDYQRVQPQELTVAVKTRVVGPVVHTLALLLDNALRFSPPQSRVHVSFEQGHHGVTVFVDDSGLQMTPEQLDSARDILTGQRTDDITQLGARPQTGFRVVAALARAYGFRVDVQAPNSLLGTRALLTLPQELLTTAPQAPPASSQAAREVPPAGLASASTGRLPALAAVPATTQPALTPVPPAAGESDQEGSAVRTTAGGLTVRSRRATPVSAPVPRPVNAEPGRASVIAAWARGTQRARAEQGAHASTTDAEQGTHVSTADNDQGHDA, via the coding sequence ATGAACACAACCGCCACCACCATGGTCATCGTGCTCGCCGCTGCGGCCATCGTCGCCGTGGCAGCGGCCTGGGTTACCCACCGCCGCTGGCAGCAGACACGGCGGCAGGCACACCTCCTGGCCCGCGAACAACAGGCCACCGAGGACGCCCTGCAGAAGCTGGTCCACGAGACGCTGCCGCAGATCCACAAGTCGGGCGGTCGGATCACGGTGCCGGCCCCCGCACCGGAACTGGCCGGCACCGCGGTCGGTGAGCAACTGACCAACGTGGTCAAGGCCACTGCCGGCGTCGTCCAGGCCGTGGTCCGCGACATCCAGTACGCGGCGCACCAGGAGATCGAGCAGGCGAAGACACTCGGGGCGCAGGAGATGCGGCGTTCGCATACCGCCGCTCAGGAAGAGATCGCTCGGGTAAGTGCCACTGCCGTGCGGTCGACTGAGGCTGCAGTGCGCAGTGTGTCGTCGGCGCTCGTGGGCATGGCCGCCAAGACCAGCCGCAAGGTCAGCGAGGGCGTGCGCGAGCACGAGGACGACGCCGCGTTCGAGACTCTGACCGGTATCGACCACACCGTGCAGCAGATGCTGCTGGTCGCTCAGGGTTGGACCATCCTGGCAGGCGGCAAGCTGACCCGGCACTGGCCCACGACGACGCTGACCGATGTGGTGCGGGCTGCGATGGGCTACGTCGAGGACTACCAGCGTGTACAGCCTCAGGAACTCACCGTCGCGGTGAAGACCCGAGTGGTTGGGCCCGTGGTGCATACCCTCGCGCTCTTGCTGGACAACGCGCTGCGCTTCTCGCCACCACAGTCGCGAGTGCATGTGTCCTTCGAACAGGGCCACCACGGAGTCACCGTCTTCGTCGACGACAGCGGCCTGCAGATGACGCCGGAGCAGCTCGACAGCGCCCGGGACATCCTCACCGGGCAGCGCACGGACGACATCACGCAGCTCGGCGCCCGCCCGCAGACCGGGTTCCGAGTCGTCGCCGCCCTCGCGCGCGCCTACGGATTCCGGGTCGATGTCCAGGCGCCCAACTCCCTGCTGGGCACCCGCGCGCTCCTCACCCTCCCCCAGGAGCTCCTCACCACGGCGCCCCAGGCGCCGCCGGCATCCTCGCAGGCGGCACGGGAGGTTCCGCCAGCCGGTCTGGCCTCCGCCTCCACCGGCCGGCTCCCTGCGCTCGCCGCGGTTCCGGCAACCACACAACCCGCGCTCACCCCCGTCCCGCCGGCGGCCGGGGAATCCGACCAGGAGGGTTCCGCTGTCCGCACGACCGCCGGCGGACTGACGGTGCGCAGCCGCCGCGCCACACCCGTCTCCGCTCCCGTTCCCCGCCCTGTCAATGCCGAGCCGGGGCGTGCGAGCGTGATCGCCGCCTGGGCCCGTGGCACTCAGCGCGCCCGCGCCGAGCAGGGCGCCCACGCCTCCACTACCGACGCCGAGCAGGGCACCCACGTCTCCACTGCCGACAACGACCAAGGACACGACGCATGA
- a CDS encoding glycoside hydrolase family 15 protein, with the protein MKRLPRIEQYGLIGDMQTSAHVCDDGSIDWLCLPRFDSPAHFAALLGTQKHGAWRMAPVAEYEGGAGATAARRYVGESLVLETVWTTPSASAKVTDFMPPRDGAPQVIRIVEGTAGQIAMASTLRARPGYGRVSPWIHEQGGRMIAEGGGDALWLDTSTGQVEKDGAIVSSFTVTAGESVAFVLSWGPSHGVAPELPDPEAALAATLGFWEDWTSQCSYDGPHWEAVVRSLITLKAMTYAPSGGIVAAPTTSLPEEIGGRRNWDYRYTWLRDASTTLGALLGSGYGQEAEAWRRWLLRAVAGDPENLQIMYGITGERDLPERELGWLPGYENSGPVRIGNGAVDSKVMAWAAIDKTIRLVEAAALDADLFALIELREAIHQEVCTRGFDPVRNTFTQFYGSQEVDAALLLIPRVGFLPPDDPRVLGTVDAVRQQLSTPDGLIRRYPTAGDRIRLDGLNGDEGTFLLCSFWMVDALALTGRLDEAHALFDRLLALRTDLGLLAEEYDPTTGRQLGNFPQAYSHIGVIGSALLLQQLDAGAPAAEPDVLLAAGV; encoded by the coding sequence ATGAAACGCCTTCCGCGTATCGAGCAGTACGGCCTGATCGGCGATATGCAGACCAGTGCCCACGTCTGCGATGACGGCTCGATCGACTGGCTGTGCCTGCCGCGCTTCGACTCGCCGGCCCACTTCGCTGCGCTGCTCGGCACGCAGAAGCACGGCGCGTGGCGCATGGCCCCGGTCGCTGAGTACGAGGGGGGAGCCGGTGCGACTGCCGCGCGGCGCTATGTCGGTGAGTCCCTCGTGCTCGAGACGGTCTGGACGACGCCCTCCGCCAGCGCGAAGGTCACCGACTTCATGCCGCCGCGCGACGGGGCACCGCAGGTCATCCGGATCGTGGAGGGAACGGCTGGCCAGATCGCCATGGCTTCCACGCTGCGTGCCCGCCCTGGCTACGGCCGGGTCAGCCCGTGGATCCATGAGCAGGGCGGACGCATGATCGCTGAGGGCGGAGGGGACGCCCTGTGGCTGGACACGTCCACCGGGCAGGTTGAGAAGGACGGCGCGATCGTCAGCTCCTTCACGGTCACCGCCGGCGAGAGCGTCGCCTTCGTACTGAGCTGGGGGCCTTCCCACGGTGTCGCGCCGGAGCTTCCGGATCCCGAGGCGGCGCTCGCCGCGACCCTCGGGTTCTGGGAGGACTGGACGAGCCAGTGCAGCTACGACGGCCCGCACTGGGAAGCAGTCGTCCGGTCGCTGATCACCCTGAAGGCGATGACGTACGCCCCCAGCGGCGGCATCGTCGCAGCGCCGACCACGTCGCTGCCGGAAGAGATCGGTGGCCGCCGGAACTGGGACTACCGCTACACCTGGCTGCGCGACGCCTCCACCACCCTGGGCGCATTGCTCGGTTCGGGGTACGGGCAGGAGGCCGAGGCGTGGCGGCGGTGGCTGCTGCGGGCCGTGGCCGGCGATCCGGAAAACCTGCAGATCATGTACGGGATCACCGGAGAGCGGGATCTGCCGGAGCGGGAGCTGGGGTGGCTGCCCGGCTACGAGAACTCCGGCCCGGTCCGGATCGGCAACGGGGCTGTGGACTCCAAAGTCATGGCCTGGGCCGCGATCGACAAAACCATCCGCCTGGTCGAAGCCGCCGCCCTGGACGCCGACCTGTTCGCCCTGATTGAACTGCGCGAGGCCATCCACCAAGAGGTGTGCACGCGCGGATTCGACCCGGTCCGCAACACCTTCACCCAGTTCTACGGATCACAGGAAGTCGACGCCGCCCTCCTGCTGATCCCCCGGGTGGGATTCCTGCCGCCCGACGACCCCCGCGTGCTCGGGACGGTGGACGCAGTACGCCAGCAACTGTCCACCCCGGATGGCCTCATACGGCGATACCCGACCGCCGGCGACCGCATCAGGCTCGACGGCCTGAACGGCGACGAGGGCACCTTCCTGCTCTGCTCGTTCTGGATGGTCGACGCACTCGCCCTGACCGGCCGCCTGGACGAAGCCCACGCTCTCTTCGACCGACTCCTGGCCCTGCGCACCGACCTCGGCCTGCTCGCCGAGGAGTACGACCCCACCACCGGGCGACAACTGGGCAACTTCCCGCAGGCGTACAGCCACATCGGCGTCATCGGGTCCGCACTCCTGCTGCAGCAGCTCGACGCGGGGGCGCCCGCGGCCGAGCCCGACGTGCTCTTGGCGGCGGGTGTCTGA
- a CDS encoding DUF6415 family natural product biosynthesis protein has protein sequence MRLSLAPRQDACQRVALSRAGCVAVEPVSQRNQAVAAAETAALVLDEDSPLPETAADVEDLARRLRGHIDQLGVMLPKEEPALRRAQQLGSAAVPDGYMPSRVHLVKLAEAAQELVATLEAHGTSRAIRQRGRRWWTPPINLLRGTVFAVAFACLVLAASMPRT, from the coding sequence ATGCGCCTCTCGCTGGCTCCCCGCCAGGACGCCTGTCAACGCGTCGCGCTCAGCAGGGCGGGCTGCGTCGCTGTTGAGCCGGTTTCACAGCGCAATCAAGCGGTGGCCGCGGCGGAGACAGCGGCGCTCGTGCTGGACGAGGACTCGCCTCTGCCGGAGACCGCTGCCGACGTTGAAGACCTTGCGAGGCGTCTGCGCGGTCACATCGATCAACTCGGCGTCATGCTGCCGAAGGAGGAGCCAGCGCTACGCCGCGCTCAGCAGCTCGGCTCGGCAGCAGTTCCGGACGGCTACATGCCCAGCAGGGTGCATCTGGTCAAACTGGCCGAGGCGGCCCAGGAGCTCGTTGCAACTTTGGAGGCACACGGCACCAGCCGTGCGATTCGGCAGCGGGGACGGCGTTGGTGGACGCCGCCGATCAACCTGCTGCGCGGCACAGTCTTCGCGGTCGCCTTCGCCTGTCTCGTCCTGGCCGCGTCGATGCCCCGGACATGA